AGAACCCCGTTTTAGGGAACTATTCTATAAACAGATACTGCTACAACTGAAAGAAAGAGGAAAAATAGTTATTGTTATTAGCCATGATGAGCGCTATTTTCATCTAGCCGATCATATTATTAAGCTCGATTATGGTGCTGTGGAATCGGAACAGACTGTTCAACAATCAGGTTCTCTCTAAATTAACCCACCAGTTTCTTACTCACTATGTCAGATAGTTCCTCCTTCCAAAAACTTAACAAACAGCCCGCAATTAGCTGGGCATTGGGATTACTAGCTTTATTTTTAGCCATTGGTGGTATTGTTCTCGCCTATCGTCAGTTTGGGCATACCCCCCACCGGGATAGTTCCCGTCCGCTGCCTGTAGCCGTGGAACAGACGGATTTAACGATCATCGTTTCCGCTAATGGCACTGTGGAACCGGAAAAAGTGGTTAATGTTAGCCCTAAAACAGCAGGAATTTTGAAGGAACTGCTAGTAGATGAGGGTTATACTGTCAAAAAAGGACAGATAATTGCTAAAATGGACGATTCTGATTGGCAGGGTCAATTATTAGAATCCCAGGGCAAACTAGCGGCAGCCCAAGCTAATCTCCGCAAACTAATCGCCGGTAATCGTCCCCAAGAAATCGCTCAGGCCCAAGCGAAACTGGAACAACTAGAAGCCAACCTACAAAAGCTGATGGCCGGTAATCGTTCTCAGGAAATTGCCCAAGAAAAAGCTCGTTTAGAAGGTTTAAAAGCCATTTTCCAAAAATCTGATGATGAATATCGTCGCAATCAGCTACTTTTCAACGAAGGAGCCATATCTCAACAGACTTTAAACGAAAAACTGGCAACTAGGGATAGCGCCCAGGCTGCCGTGATTGAATCCCAAGAAAAGCTATCTCTCCTTAAAGAAGGAACTCGCTCGGAAGAAATTGCTCAAGCAAAGGCGGAAGTGAGAAATCAACAACAGGTCTTAGACCTTCTCCAAGCAGGAACAAGACAGGAGGAAATCGATCAAGCACGGGCGGAGGTGACTACTGCTCAGGGTTCTCTACAAAATGTCAAAACTCAGATTGAGGATACCATCATCAAAGCACCCTTTGACGGGGTGGTTACTTTTGTCTACGCTGAACCGGGGGCCTTTGTCGCTCCTACTACGACCGGCAGTTCCGTATCTTCGGCCACTTCTTCCTCGATTTTATCCCTGGTTTCACAAAATGAAGTGGTCAGCAATGTAGCAGAAAAAAACATTGATAAGATCCGGGTTGGGCAAAAGGTGACGATTACAGCCGATGCTTATCCCGATAAAATCTTCCATGGACGAGTCTCTCTGATTGCCACCCAGGCAACGGTAGAACAAAATGTCACCAGTTTTGAAGTGAAAGTGACCCTAGAAGAAAAGGCGGCCAGGGAATTAAAGGCGGGAATGAATGTTTCTACCGATTTCCAAGTCGGCCAACTGAAAAACGCTTTAACCGTGCCAACTATTGCCGTTACCCGTCAGAACGAGCAAACTGGTGTTTTTGTTGGCGCACCTAACCAACCACCCCGATTTGTCCCCATTACCACTGGCGTTACTATCGGCAATCGTACCGAAGTTAAAAGCGGACTCGATGGCTCCGAACATATCTTAATTAATCCACCCTCGGACACCCGACCAAGGCAAGGTTTTTCTTGGCAAAGTCTCTTTGGTGGTGGGGGGAACGAACCTGCTGCCGGTGGCCCTCCCCCCGGGGCCCCACCACAGGGAGCCTCACCCCCCCCAAGTGGGCCGCTCTAATCATTCCTATTGTCAACCTTGGCAGATGTTTTCAGCGGAAGGATTGACGTTGTATGATCAGTAGGCTTGTTGACAATCCCCGAAGCGCTCAGGCGAGGGATTCTTGAAGCTCATCACCGCGCTTTCTGGTTTCCCCTACTCACGTCTTACACGATTATGTCCTATCCGAACCTACTAGAATATCACTTGTTATCTAGTTGTCCACTTGTGGATAGCTCTCCAAGCGTTTTGGTCTTTCAACCAAGATTCGGGTATGCCCTACCCTATCTGCCTTACGGCAAAATGTTTTTAGTTTATTTCAGTCTTGGAAAAGACTTACTCCCCTGTTTTAAGAGTTTTCGGGTGGCTCTTGTCTTCTTTTTTCTCCTCAAAAGTGCCGTACTATTGCAACGGGATTTCCACGATGTGAGCGGCATTTCAACCTGTTGACTCTTGGATTTTAACACAACTGTTTAGAGTTGTGCTTCGTGTCACTGAGCCTTGACATTGAGCCTGTCGAAATGTGTCGAAATGTGTCGAAATGTGGACACTGAGCCTGTCGAAGTGCTGTTCTATATTGGTCGGCTTTTCATCTCCGAGGTAAAACCGAGGGTTTCTCCAAGCCGACATTTAAGGTAAATGCAATACAGATCACAGTCTATTGTTTGATGGATATCCCCTCTCTACTCCACAGGGCAGAAAAGGCCCTACTCCCCATCTTTTCGGAAATTGACGCACAGGTCAAGGAAAATCTCCGTCAAGTCCTCGCTGCTTTCCGTGCAAACCGCGTCGGGGTGCATCATTTTGCTAGTGTTAGCGGTTATGGTCATGATGACTTGGGACGGGATACTTTAGATCAAGTGTTCGCCCAAGCCCTGGGGGCCGAAAAGGCAGCGGTGCGAGTACAATTTGTTTCAGGAACCCATGCGATCGCCTGTGCCTTGTATGGGGTTCTTCGACCGGGGGATGAGATGTTAGCGGTAGCGGGTGCGCCCTACGATACCCTAGAGGAAGTAATCGGGATTAGGGGCAGTGGTCAAGGCTCTTTAAAAGATTTTGGCGTTAGTTATCGGCAATTAGAGCTAGATTCTACTGGTGCGATCGATTGGTTGTCCTTGGCAACGGCAGTGAAACCCCAAACCCGTTTAGTACATATTCAAAGATCCTGCGGTTATTCCTGGCGATCGAGTTTGTCTATTGACGAAATCGAGAGAATTGTCCGTATAGTTAAACAACAAAACCCGAATACGGTCTGTTTTGTCGATAATTGCTATGGGGAATTTATCAACACCCAAGAACCCACCGATGTGGGGGCAGATCTGATGGCCGGTTCTCTAATTAAAAACCCCGGAGGTACAATTGTCACGGCTGGGGGATACATAGCAGGTAAAGCGGAATTAGTGGAAATGGCCTGCTATCGTCTGACAGCACCTGGAATCGGTAGCGAGGGAGGGGCAACTTTTGACCAAAATCGTCTTCTTTATCAGGGATTGTTTCTAGCGCCGCAAATGGTGGGAGAAGCGATGAAAGGCAGTCATTTAATTGCCTATGTGGGCGATAAGTTGGGTTATCCGGTCAATCCTGCTCCTTTTGTGCCTCGACGCGATATTATTCAAGCGATTAAACTCGGTTCCCCCGATAAGCTGATCGCCTTCTGTAAAGCCATTCAAGCCTATTCTCCCATCGGTTCCTACTTGGATCCCATTCCTGCCCAAATGCCGGGCTATGAGAGCCAAGTAGTGATGGCTGGTGGCACTTTTATCGATGGCAGCACCTCGGAATTCTCCGCCGATGGACCCCTACGGGAACCCTATATCGTTTTTTGTCAGGGGGGAACCCATTGGACTCATATTTCCCTGGCCCTAGAACAAGCGATCGCCGCTTTATCTTAAACGGGTCCTCTCACTTTCCTTCTCTCCCTTAGTTAAAGTCCTAACTTCCTGTCTTTGTGGTTAACAAAAAGGGAACAGTCAAGGAGCAAAAGTGCCATTAATAGAGGCTTTCAACATTAGTATTTAGGCTCTCTTGGGTTTGGTGGGTAAAATGTATTCTTGAGATATAATTCTGCTGGCGAGCGAGTGGCACGAACCACAAAGACACAAAGGACACAAAGATCGGTCGCTCCTATATAAGTTAAACTTATCACACAAAGAATAAGAGAGTCGTATTTATTCCTTTTTTATTTTTGTTAAGGACTTATTGATTGATTTAGGCTCTTTTTTTGGGTAATTCCTAATTTTTAAGATCAATGTAGATTGACAAAAATGAGATGCAGCCACTTCTCGAACTTGTTTAACTCGATGCCGGACGGGAAAATAACCACAAATCTAACTATACTCATTACAATATAAATATCAACGACCACGATAAAAGCTCTTATGCGGGTAACTCTAAAATCGGCCTTGAGTGACAGTCATATCGATGCTAATCAAAGCAGCAGTCAACGTCAACTGATGCTATCGATCGCCGCCACCAGTGAACAGATCAACACAAATTTACCGATTAATCTTTGTTTAGTTCTCGATCATAGCGGTTCTATGCAGGGAAAACCCCTAGAAACGGTCAAAAAAGCGGCCTTAAGTTTAATAGAATCCCTCGGTGTTAATGATCGTCTCTCGGTGATAGCTTTCGATCATCGCGCCAAAGTTATTCTTCCCTCCCAATCGCGACAGGATGATCTGACCTTAATTCGCTCAAAAATTCAACGATTACAAGCGGGAGGAGGCACGGCGATTGATGAAGGGATAAAATTAGGTATTCAAGAAAGTTCTACCGGCAGCAAAGGTTATGTGTCTCATATTTTTCTGCTTACCGATGGTGAAAATGAACACGGAAATAATCAACGCTGTTTAAAATTATCCGCAGTGGCGGCCGAGTACGGTATCACCTTAAATACCTTCGGTTTTGGCGATCATTGGAATCAAGATATCCTAGAAAAAATTGCCGATATCGCTGGCGGAAGTTTATCCTATATCGAAAGACCCGAACAAGCTTTAATTGAATTTACTCGTTTATTTAACCGTCTGCAATCTGTCCGGTTAACTAACGCTTTCCTGCAATTAGAATTAGATGCCCAGACTCATTTAGCGGAGTTAAAACCCATTGCCCAAGTTGCCCCAGAAACCATAGAAATGAGCCTACAAAAAGAGGGTAATTTTTACATCACCCGTTTAGGGGATTTAATGATAGATGAAGAAAAAATTCTCCTCCTCAATCTCTATATTGACCAAATTCCCCCTGGTACTCACACCATAGCTAAGGTAAAGATTCGCTACGATGATCCCGCTTCCGGTCAAAAAGGGCTAGAAACTGCGACTGTTAGCCTTGATATCACCTCCCAAGCTCTCTATCAATCCCAATTAAACGATCAAGTTCAGAAATCGATTCTGACTTTAGCCAAATATCGTCAAACCCAAATCGCTGAAGAAAAATTAAAACAGGGCGATCGAGCGGCCGCCGCCACCATGCTACAAACCGCGGCCAAAACAGCCCTACAATTGGGAGAAAAAAATGCCGCCACTGTCCTCCAAACTAATGCCACCCGTCTACAGGTGGGAGAAGAATTGAGCGAGGGAGATTTAAAGAAAACCCGCATTATTGCTAAAACAAGACTACAAACCGATGAATAAACTACTTATTGAAACAAAATCCCAATTCCTAGCAAAGCGATAATCACCCCGAAAATCGCCCGCAAGTTAATCCGATCCCCCATCATGGCTGCTATCGGTAAGACAAATAAAGGACTGGTAGCGGTGAGAGTTTGGGCAATACCCACAGGAGAGAATTTTAAAGCAGTTTGCTGTAACCATATCCCTAAAAACGTACTGCCGAAAGCGGTGACAATAATAATAGCAATCAGACGCAATGACCAGTTAATCGCTGGCGATGATTCCTGACGGCGAAAAAACATCATAATTAACACTATTCCCGTCCCCGCTAACAGACGAAAAAGGGTACTCTGCAAAGACGACATTCCCGACTCCACCAGTGCCTGACGAGATAAAACCGCCCCCACCGCTTGGGAAATCGCAGCGATTAAAGCCCAGGCAATTCCTCGCCGCCAAGGACGTTGACTATTGATTTCGGGAGTTTTTTCGGAAATAACCCAAGCAACCCCGAAGATGGTCAAAATAATGCCAATATAAGCCGATATTTTCAGGGATTCCCCCAAAAAAGTCGCCGCTAGAATTGCTCCCAAGGGAGGCGAAAGGGTTTCTAACAGGAGGGTTTTTCGCGGTCCCAAATAATTGAGGGCGGTAAAATAGGCCGTGTCACCGATTCCTATACCAATTGCGCCACTTGTCAAGAGTATAAATACCGAACTTTGTTGATTAATACCGCGCCATTGTCCGGAAAGGGGCAGCGTCAGGGCAATTAAAGCGATCGCGACTACTCCTTTCAGAAAATTAAGCAATAAAGGCGGGATTTTCTGGCCTAATAGGCTATAAATCGCCGCAGAAATCGCCCAAAGCGCCGCCGCACTCAAAGCCGCTATCTCTCCCGTTAAATTTTCACCGAAACTAAATCCGTTGGGCATTATCATATTTGTCAGGAGACAGTATTCAGGAGACTCCGAGACTCCGAGACTATTTTTATTTATTATCCCCATTTCCCACACGCCACACCCTTGACAATCAAGACAGTCGCTAATTTAGTGATTTAATAAAACCGACCACTGCTGCAGAAGATAAAAACTATGTGTATTCTCGGTTTTGATCCGGGTAAGGATAAATGTGGGATCGCCGTCAGGTCATCGACGGGGAAAATTTATACCCATGAGGTGATAGCATCGTCACAAGCGATCGAGTGTTTAGCCAGTCTCTGTCAACAATATCCGATCGAATTACTGGTGATGGGGAATCAAACCACCTCGAAAAGTTGGCGCGAAAAAATTGCCGCTCGTCTCACCATCCCGATTACTCTAGTAGATGAACGCAATAGTACCCTAGAAGCTCGCGATCGCTATTGGCAAATGTTCCCCCCCAAAGGATTACAGAAACTCATCCCCCAGGGGATGCGTCTTCCCGATCGCCCTATTGATGATATAGTAGCGATTCTGCTGATTGAACGTCATTTACAGTCCAAATAATGTCACACTACAAAATAGACACAGCAGGGTGAATTGACGATGCTCCTAAGTAAAGGTTTTGAAGTGGAAATGTACACCGGAACGGCAGCCGGAGAAGTTATCGGTTTATCCGATCGCATTGTCAAGGATCTAGATGGTTTTGTCCGGGAACCGGATAGTCGTAACGTAGAATATACTACGGCTCCCATGACTAACTATGACCGTCTTTTATGCGCTACTTTAAAACCTCGTCTGGCTCTACGGCAATATTTGCGTCGTTTAGGCGATTATACCCTCATCCCCGGCAGTACCCTCTCCTTGGGCGATAGTCAACATTTTTATCGCAGTGATCCCGACAATCCCTATCATGACTATATCGAACAGACCTACGGCACTAATGTAGTCACGGCCAGTATTCATATTAACGTCGGTATTAGCGATTATGAGGATTTAATGCGTGCCTGTCGCTTAATTCGCCTAGAAGCTCCTTTATACTTGGCTTTAAGCGCTTCCTCTCCTTTTCTCGATGGTAAAATCACCGGTTCCCATTCCCGTCGTTGGCAAGTTTTCCCCCAAACTCCCGCTTCTGTTCCCCTCTTTGAAAGTCATAAACATTTTGTCACTTGGACTGAGGAACAATTAAAACTCGGTACGATGCAGAATGTTCGCCATCTCTGGGTGTCGGTACGTCCTAACGGGAGCAATCGTCCCTATAATCTCAATCGTCTAGAATTGCGAATTTGTGACCTGATTACTGATCCTATTAGTTTATTAGCAGTTATGGCTTTTTTAGAGGCCCGTTTAACTCAACTTTTACAGGATCCCCAATTAGACCCCTTAATTTTAAGTCAATTACCCAGCAGCAATCGCAGGGAGGATTTATTAACTTTAACCCAAGAAAACGAACAGGCTGCCGCGCGTTTTAGTCTTGATGCCACCCTGAGACATTGGTACGATGGTCGAGAAATCTTAGCTAGGGATTGGATTAAAGATCTCTATGTTCAAGTTTATCCGATCGCTAAAGAAAGGGGTTTTAGTTGTTTCCTCTCTCCCCTACAAAAAATCCTCCGCGAGGGTAACACTGCACAACAATGGTTAAAACAATACGACCAGGGTATGGATGTTAAAAGTATTATCACACAGGCGATTCTTACCCTAGAAAAACAGGAACGAGAGTTAGAACATAAATTATGTCAGCATATTTTAGTTGCTTAAATAATTATTTTAAGGCCATGGTAATTAAACCCTGTTGACCGAGAAGAATTTCCCGCAGCAGCGTACAAATTCCCACCCAAATAATCGGAGAAATGTCAACTCCTCCCAAGGGTGGTATCAGTTTACGCACGGGGATTAAAAAAGGTTCTGTTGGCCAGGCAATAATATTAAAGGGAAAGCTATTTAAATCTACCTGTGGATTCCAAGTCAGCACGATCCTTAAGATAAACAAAAGGGTCATCAACCCTAAGATAATTCCCAATGTCCAACTTAATGCGATCGCTGTGTCCATAGTCTCCAATCCCTTCTTTTTTACCGATTATCTTCCCTAAAATATAACAGTTTTTGTCTCATTTAATCATCCTAATCGCCCCAGCACCCTGACAGCTGTTCTTGTCAACCTCCCGGGTAAAAATGCCGCCAGAAAAAGTCCCAATAGGGCTTGACAAACTAGCCAGACTTGACTTATAATTTTCTTATAGTGGGAATCCGTGTCGCCCTGTAACCCCCCTCTTTTCAGGCCAGATAACGACCATCTTTTGCTGACCTCAGAAGTAACTTAAAGATGACAGAATTTCGCATCGAGAAAGACAGCATGGGAGAAATTCCCGTACCTGCCGATAAACTTTGGGGAGCGCAGACCCAAAGATCCCTACAATACTTTAGTATCGGTGATAATCTCATGCCCCGGGAGATGATCCGGTCCTATGCCATTCTCAAAAAAGCCTGTGCAATTGTCAATCAGCAAAAAAATCGTCTCAGTCAGGAGAGAAAAAACCTAATCTGTCAAGTCTGCGATGAAATTTTAGCCGGACAACACGCAGATAACTTTCCCCTCTACGTTTGGATGACGGGAAGTGGCACTCAATTTAACATGAACATCAACGAAGTCATCTCCAATCGTTGTAGTCAACTGACGGGGAATCCTTTGGGGAGCAAAACCCCGGTTGACCCCAACGATCATGTTAATATGTCCCAATCGACTAATGATTCCTTTCCCTCGGCCATGTATATTGCCGTTGCCTTGGCAGTCAAGGAAAAATTAATTCCCAGTCTGCAACTATTACGGAATAGTCTCGATGAAAAGGCGCAATTATGGGCAAATATAGTTAAAATTGGTCGCACTCACCTACAGGATGCCACCCCTTTAACCCTCGGACAAGAATTCTCCGGTTATGTGGGTTTATTGGATGATGGCAGCGATTGGCTAGAAAAATGTCTAGAAAAAGTCTATCGTTTATCCTTGGGAGGAACAGCAGTGGGTACGGGAATTAATGCTCCCCCAGATTTTGATCGAGATGTGGCTGCCGAAATCGCTAATCTGACCAAATTACCCTTTATTACGGCTCCTAATAAGTTTACCGTGCAAGGTTCCCACGATGCTCTAGTTTTCTTGAGCGGGGGACTGAAAACTATCGCTAGTTCCCTCTATAAAATTGCTAATGATATCCGTTTACTTAGCTGTGGTCCCCGTTGTGGATTAGGAGAATTACAGCTGCCGGAAAATGAACCGGGTTCTTCAATTATGCCGGGGAAAGTTAATCCCACCCAATGCGAAGCTTTATCGATGATAGCGGTGCAGGTGATGGCTAATGATTTAGCGGTGACGATGGGAGGCGCCGGAGGACATCTGGAAATGAATGTCTATAAACCGCTGTTGATTCATAATCTTATGCAGTCTATCCGGCTGCTCACGGATGGTTGCGCTAATTTCTGTCAGTTTTTGGTTCAGGGGATGACTGCTAATCAAAAACAAATTGAGACTTTTTTAAATCAGTCCTTGATGCTGGTGACTGCCTTAAGTCCCGTGATTGGCTACCAAAAGGCTGCCTACGTCGCTCATTATGCCCTAGAAAAAGATTTAACTCTGAAAGTGGCAGCCTTGCAACTAGGATACATCGAGGAAGCGGATTTTGATCGCATTGTTGACCCCGCTAAGATGGTTAATCCCTACGTTGCCGATGGTTAATTCTCTGAGGGGTTGACTACCGTAAAAATCAGAGGTCGCAGGCAGGCACGGATTCCCATTATATATATAAGTATAAGGCAAGCGGCGGGATTTGTCAAGCCCCGCCAGCAAAAATTTCCGCTAAACTTGGCTAATGATAGAGAAGAAAACAAAGAGAAAAACCATAAATGCTCCTGCCATGCGGAAGAAGGATTTAGGAAGATTAATAACTTTCTCCAGTTGTAGGAAACCCACCAGAAAATAAGCGACGATTGCCAGGAGAATCGGTATAACTAAGCGCCAGATTGTGCCGAGGGGACCGGAGAAAAACTCACCAATTTTATAGCGGGGTGTATTTTCTTCCGCGTGAGGAGGAATAGTTACACTTGTCCAAGTTTCCCCCCCATCGGTGGAACGAAAAACTGTAGTTTGAGCGCCACCAAAACCGAATAAAGTTTGATCTTGGGCGTAATTAGGAGAAAACTGGACGGAGATCCCAGAGGAAGGGATACTATGAATTTTCACTAGGGGTATTTTAGGATCACCAATTGATTTAAAAGTTTCTCCGCCATCGGTAGATTTAAACAATCCATCTCCCTGTAAACTAACTATTACCGTGGGATCATTAGCATAATCAGGAGAGATAGCAATGGTTTCTACTGATGCTTGCGGATTAAACCCCGGTTTCTCTAACTTTGTCCAACTTTTAGCCCCATCTTTGGTGACAAACAAACCAGAAATTGTCCCAGCAAAAATAGTTCCATCGCTGGGATAATTGGGAGACATTGCCAACTGCACATTAGAGCTTTTTGATAGGGGGGTTCCTTGGCTGACATTTTTCCAAGTTAGTCCACCATCGACACTTTGATAAATACCCTCTTTTCCCGTGACAAACAAAGTTTTATCCTTAGCAAAATCGGGGGAAGCTACCATAGCAGGGGCATAATTACCAGAAATTCTGCCCACTTCACTAATATTTTTAACCGTATTTCCTCCATCAGTAGAACGAAATATTCTACCCTGCTGATTGGTGAGAAAAAGAGTTTTATCCTTGGCAAAATCTGGAGAAGGAACTATTCTCGGACCGCGGACTCCTTCATCAATTTCGATAATTTTCCATAAATCACCACCGTTAGCGGATTTGGCAAATCTATTGCGTAAAAACCCAGCAAAAATAGTTCTATCTTCTCCATAGTTAGGAGAAAAGGCAATGTCAAAGAAACGCCGGGGATCCTGTCCTGATTCTTCGGGATCTTTACCAAGTCGATAAACCTCTAAACCGCGATTAATTGGTGTCCAAGTTTCCCCTCTATCGCGACTGATGAAGATATTGCCTACATAATTAGCAATGACGACAGTGGCATCCTCGGCATAATTGGGGGAAACCGCCATAGCGATAACTGTTCCCCGGGCTAAAGTTGCTATTTCCTGCCATTGTTTGCCGCTATCTGTGGTTTTAAATAAGCCATTAAATCCCCCCAAAAACATCGTATCTTGAACTATTTTTAAATCCATAAAATGGGGAACTTTATAATCATCAGCCTGTTGATCTTTGGTTAAACCCTCGCTCATTTTTGTCCAAGTTTTCCCCCCATCTTGCGAAACATACATTCCGTCATACCAAGTGATGACATAAAGGGTGGAATTTCGGGCATAGTCGGGAGAAATAACAATGTCTTCGATGATTTTATCCTTAATTCCTTCGTTAACAGCTTGGAAGGTTTTACCATCATCAACGGTTTTAAAAATACCTGCTTCTTTTGTACCGACAAAAAAGGTTTTATCCCTGTCTAGATTAGGAGAAAAAGCAATTGTATCCA
This portion of the Microcystis aeruginosa NIES-2549 genome encodes:
- a CDS encoding HlyD family secretion protein, which gives rise to MSDSSSFQKLNKQPAISWALGLLALFLAIGGIVLAYRQFGHTPHRDSSRPLPVAVEQTDLTIIVSANGTVEPEKVVNVSPKTAGILKELLVDEGYTVKKGQIIAKMDDSDWQGQLLESQGKLAAAQANLRKLIAGNRPQEIAQAQAKLEQLEANLQKLMAGNRSQEIAQEKARLEGLKAIFQKSDDEYRRNQLLFNEGAISQQTLNEKLATRDSAQAAVIESQEKLSLLKEGTRSEEIAQAKAEVRNQQQVLDLLQAGTRQEEIDQARAEVTTAQGSLQNVKTQIEDTIIKAPFDGVVTFVYAEPGAFVAPTTTGSSVSSATSSSILSLVSQNEVVSNVAEKNIDKIRVGQKVTITADAYPDKIFHGRVSLIATQATVEQNVTSFEVKVTLEEKAARELKAGMNVSTDFQVGQLKNALTVPTIAVTRQNEQTGVFVGAPNQPPRFVPITTGVTIGNRTEVKSGLDGSEHILINPPSDTRPRQGFSWQSLFGGGGNEPAAGGPPPGAPPQGASPPPSGPL
- a CDS encoding aminotransferase class I/II-fold pyridoxal phosphate-dependent enzyme, producing the protein MDIPSLLHRAEKALLPIFSEIDAQVKENLRQVLAAFRANRVGVHHFASVSGYGHDDLGRDTLDQVFAQALGAEKAAVRVQFVSGTHAIACALYGVLRPGDEMLAVAGAPYDTLEEVIGIRGSGQGSLKDFGVSYRQLELDSTGAIDWLSLATAVKPQTRLVHIQRSCGYSWRSSLSIDEIERIVRIVKQQNPNTVCFVDNCYGEFINTQEPTDVGADLMAGSLIKNPGGTIVTAGGYIAGKAELVEMACYRLTAPGIGSEGGATFDQNRLLYQGLFLAPQMVGEAMKGSHLIAYVGDKLGYPVNPAPFVPRRDIIQAIKLGSPDKLIAFCKAIQAYSPIGSYLDPIPAQMPGYESQVVMAGGTFIDGSTSEFSADGPLREPYIVFCQGGTHWTHISLALEQAIAALS
- a CDS encoding vWA domain-containing protein; amino-acid sequence: MRVTLKSALSDSHIDANQSSSQRQLMLSIAATSEQINTNLPINLCLVLDHSGSMQGKPLETVKKAALSLIESLGVNDRLSVIAFDHRAKVILPSQSRQDDLTLIRSKIQRLQAGGGTAIDEGIKLGIQESSTGSKGYVSHIFLLTDGENEHGNNQRCLKLSAVAAEYGITLNTFGFGDHWNQDILEKIADIAGGSLSYIERPEQALIEFTRLFNRLQSVRLTNAFLQLELDAQTHLAELKPIAQVAPETIEMSLQKEGNFYITRLGDLMIDEEKILLLNLYIDQIPPGTHTIAKVKIRYDDPASGQKGLETATVSLDITSQALYQSQLNDQVQKSILTLAKYRQTQIAEEKLKQGDRAAAATMLQTAAKTALQLGEKNAATVLQTNATRLQVGEELSEGDLKKTRIIAKTRLQTDE
- a CDS encoding DMT family transporter, translating into MPNGFSFGENLTGEIAALSAAALWAISAAIYSLLGQKIPPLLLNFLKGVVAIALIALTLPLSGQWRGINQQSSVFILLTSGAIGIGIGDTAYFTALNYLGPRKTLLLETLSPPLGAILAATFLGESLKISAYIGIILTIFGVAWVISEKTPEINSQRPWRRGIAWALIAAISQAVGAVLSRQALVESGMSSLQSTLFRLLAGTGIVLIMMFFRRQESSPAINWSLRLIAIIIVTAFGSTFLGIWLQQTALKFSPVGIAQTLTATSPLFVLPIAAMMGDRINLRAIFGVIIALLGIGILFQ
- a CDS encoding pre-16S rRNA-processing nuclease YqgF; its protein translation is MCILGFDPGKDKCGIAVRSSTGKIYTHEVIASSQAIECLASLCQQYPIELLVMGNQTTSKSWREKIAARLTIPITLVDERNSTLEARDRYWQMFPPKGLQKLIPQGMRLPDRPIDDIVAILLIERHLQSK
- the gshA gene encoding glutamate--cysteine ligase; this encodes MLLSKGFEVEMYTGTAAGEVIGLSDRIVKDLDGFVREPDSRNVEYTTAPMTNYDRLLCATLKPRLALRQYLRRLGDYTLIPGSTLSLGDSQHFYRSDPDNPYHDYIEQTYGTNVVTASIHINVGISDYEDLMRACRLIRLEAPLYLALSASSPFLDGKITGSHSRRWQVFPQTPASVPLFESHKHFVTWTEEQLKLGTMQNVRHLWVSVRPNGSNRPYNLNRLELRICDLITDPISLLAVMAFLEARLTQLLQDPQLDPLILSQLPSSNRREDLLTLTQENEQAAARFSLDATLRHWYDGREILARDWIKDLYVQVYPIAKERGFSCFLSPLQKILREGNTAQQWLKQYDQGMDVKSIITQAILTLEKQERELEHKLCQHILVA
- a CDS encoding YggT family protein; translation: MDTAIALSWTLGIILGLMTLLFILRIVLTWNPQVDLNSFPFNIIAWPTEPFLIPVRKLIPPLGGVDISPIIWVGICTLLREILLGQQGLITMALK
- the fumC gene encoding class II fumarate hydratase, translated to MTEFRIEKDSMGEIPVPADKLWGAQTQRSLQYFSIGDNLMPREMIRSYAILKKACAIVNQQKNRLSQERKNLICQVCDEILAGQHADNFPLYVWMTGSGTQFNMNINEVISNRCSQLTGNPLGSKTPVDPNDHVNMSQSTNDSFPSAMYIAVALAVKEKLIPSLQLLRNSLDEKAQLWANIVKIGRTHLQDATPLTLGQEFSGYVGLLDDGSDWLEKCLEKVYRLSLGGTAVGTGINAPPDFDRDVAAEIANLTKLPFITAPNKFTVQGSHDALVFLSGGLKTIASSLYKIANDIRLLSCGPRCGLGELQLPENEPGSSIMPGKVNPTQCEALSMIAVQVMANDLAVTMGGAGGHLEMNVYKPLLIHNLMQSIRLLTDGCANFCQFLVQGMTANQKQIETFLNQSLMLVTALSPVIGYQKAAYVAHYALEKDLTLKVAALQLGYIEEADFDRIVDPAKMVNPYVADG
- a CDS encoding VPS10 domain-containing protein, which gives rise to MINRQSLLRFAHKFNLILLIIATVFCLWSNPVFAHRPHDVISQVEVSPDFQTDNTVYILVRNNFYKSSDGGSNWKRLIQGLDYTGELSSLSLSPLNKNILYLASRSNGIYKSEDAGESWQKVNQGLETNFINFLEIAPSDPNIVAAVGLEKGVYLTEDGGKNWSNIFPTTALITSLAITPNNPGRIFFGDEEGKLYSSSDGGKTWQNLPLPANVGAVDTIAFSPNLDRDKTFFVGTKEAGIFKTVDDGKTFQAVNEGIKDKIIEDIVISPDYARNSTLYVITWYDGMYVSQDGGKTWTKMSEGLTKDQQADDYKVPHFMDLKIVQDTMFLGGFNGLFKTTDSGKQWQEIATLARGTVIAMAVSPNYAEDATVVIANYVGNIFISRDRGETWTPINRGLEVYRLGKDPEESGQDPRRFFDIAFSPNYGEDRTIFAGFLRNRFAKSANGGDLWKIIEIDEGVRGPRIVPSPDFAKDKTLFLTNQQGRIFRSTDGGNTVKNISEVGRISGNYAPAMVASPDFAKDKTLFVTGKEGIYQSVDGGLTWKNVSQGTPLSKSSNVQLAMSPNYPSDGTIFAGTISGLFVTKDGAKSWTKLEKPGFNPQASVETIAISPDYANDPTVIVSLQGDGLFKSTDGGETFKSIGDPKIPLVKIHSIPSSGISVQFSPNYAQDQTLFGFGGAQTTVFRSTDGGETWTSVTIPPHAEENTPRYKIGEFFSGPLGTIWRLVIPILLAIVAYFLVGFLQLEKVINLPKSFFRMAGAFMVFLFVFFSIISQV